The region accaaaaaaaacaccTCCAGTGCTGGTGAATGTAACATCATGGATTGTGTCCTCTTTGCCTGCTCTAGCATTTGATCACTGATTTGCATGGAGAACAAATGAATTCTAACAGTGGGGGCAGGAAGAaaaactccagggctggggacatagcaaagAGCTTGCCCTACATTCAATTCCCAACATGGCAAATGGGAGGCAATTGTCTTTTGTAGGTTTTtgttctgttcctggggcttaaactcagagcctgggccctgtcccaaagcttttttgctttaggctaatgctctacaacatgatccatagctccacatctggctttttgctgattaattggattatcatagactttcttgccctagctggcttccaactgtgatcctcagatctcagcctcttgagtaggtacgattacaggtgtgagccactggtctcccagcttcaaataaaaatcaagggaagaaatattttctgaacaACATGATGGCTAAAAAGCATTAAATATAAGGCCCTGCTACTGTGAGCACACAGTAACCATATGGTAGATTGGCTATGGCAATACACACTTGTaaccccagcatttgggaggcaaaGACAAGAGAATTAACAATTTAAGGGCAGGCTAGTCTAGACTACacagtaagatcctgtctcaagctgggcaccaatggctcatgcctgaggctaagatctggaagatcaagttcaaagaaaactcaaatatatcccatctctaattaaccagcaaaatgccagactggaggcatggctcaagtggtagaacaccagtagtgaacaagcaagctaagcaagagtatgaggcccaagttcaaacccagtatatacacacacatacacacacacacacacacacacaaacatacacacacaaaataaattgaCAAGCTCACATTTCATACATCATTACTTACCAATACCACTGTCATCCAAGCGCATGTAGCCTTCCATCAGTGAGCTGAAACCAGTTAATCCTCCCATGGATGCGTAAGGAACATCCTGTCCCACTGGTTTTCCCTGAGCCAATCTTTCTTGCATGGTTTCCACCACCGTTTCATGGGTATATGCAGGCTGACCACACACACAAGTGAAGCAGCTATGGAACCCTGAACACTTTGTACCTGAATCAAGATGCATAGGGACTTAAATGTTTTTAAGCACAGATACTAAGCTGCTTACTCTAAGATATTTAGCTCAACAAAAGCCAGTTGAATCTTGGTTCTCTAGTTCTGATCTACCACCTCCAGCCCCTGATCTCTCTCCTAGCCAATGCTCTTACTTCTGAAAGATGCACAAGTGGCAAGAGTGTATgtcaaagaaaaaatttttaaaaaacaagtgaAACTAAGAGAAATTGAGTTAAACAATGGAATGCCAAGAAATATCCATCTCCACAAAAACTGAGTTAAAAGCAGAGATGTATGATATGGACAGTTCAGTAGCCAGGACCAGGTAAAGAAAACGAAGAAACCATGCTACAGATGAACTTTTCTTAAAACCATATTTCAGTCAAGCACCagtgatcctaactactctgaaggctgagatctgaggaccacagttcaaagccagcctgggcaagaatgttCTTGtgagtcttatttccagttaaccatcaaagtcagctggggcaggaaagtccgcaagactcctatatccaattaaccacaaaaagccagaaatggagttgtggctcaagtggtaaagtgctagtcttaaaCACAAAGGCTcgggaacagcactcaggccagaattcaagccccagactggaaagaaaaaaaaaaaaaaaagaaagaaaagaaaaaaatctgttactatcacttcaatttttaaaatttatatgacATTGAACTTATGATTATCAAGCATAAGAAAAACAGTATCCATTACATTTTACATTGTCATTGAATATTGACCCTACAGATCAATAAACTGATAACAAAACATATTAAGTATTCAATAAAGGAATTAAACACTCTGCGTCTAGGTATGAAACATAACTTACACACATTGCACCCAAAGCCAGGCACAGCCCTGTGCTGATCAGCAAAGTGTTTGCACCTGCAGCGAATGGGCTGGGCACCATTCAACGGGACATAGAGATAAGCCTGGCACGGGCAGCCAGTCACTCGGCAGGGCAGAAGAATGGGGCGCTGCTGCGGAATCATTTCAAAGTCAGTTTTATGTtgtttatatctaaaatataaaaaggagagaaatacaaACCAAGTGCAGATATTAACAAAACTTGCCTATTCTATCCTATGCCAacgattcttttcctttttggcttttgttcttttgttaagaattatttataaaatgaaaacaagaggctgggaatgtggcttaatggtagagtgcttgcccagcatgcatgaagccctgggtttgattcctccgcaccacataaacagaaaaaggcagaagtagcactgtggctcaagcagtagagtgctagccttgagcaaaaagaagccagggagagtgctagggccctgagttcaaggcaaaaaacaaaacaaacaaaaaataaaaagccagaagtagaactatggctcaagcagcagagcagcaactttgagcagataaagctaagggacagaaccaggCTTTGACTTCAACCCGTGGgaccaacacaaaagaaagaggagagggctaggcatcaatggctcacacttacaatcctacttactcaggagactaagacctgaggattgtgatttgaagccagcttgggcaggaaagttgaggagactcttatctccagtgaaccaccaaaaagccagaagtggagctctggctcaagaagtagtgcactagccttgaacaagaaagctcagagacagtgcccaagccctgagttcaagtccttgaaCCAGCACcccccaacacatacacataattatgcataataggtgtgagccaccagaacctggcttggGTTATGTTTTTGAAAGTCAATTCCAAACTGTACAAATTATACATAGATAAGAAACTTGTTAAGATTTtgtaagaatacattttaaaacagtCATAAATTGACCAAACCCTGCTTTCGTACTGACAGATATCAACATGTCCCTCATCCTCCATTCTTCTAGTCTTTTTAGTTGAGCTTGAAAGGTAAGTTTATAGTCCACCTATATAAACATTACTCATCTTAGCAACTGCCTAACAAACTCTAGCAAACTACAGGTCTGTCAATAGCAACTATACAAAGAGTCACTCATGAAAGAGCTCAGAAATTGCTGTGGGAACAGGGTGGTTCTCTGTCAATGGTTTCCTTAGAGTGAATTTTCTGCTCTTTACATCTGGGAGATACAAGTAAAATTTAAAgtacaacacaaagcaaaaatagtgtgcttatatttttagtttaaagAAGTGTCAGGTCAGGTTGTACATGGTTATAACCCCAGCATGTGGGAAGCTacagcagaaggaacacaagttctaggtcagcctgggctacagagtaagaccttgtccaaaaaaaatatgaagctctctcaaagtgatagagagctagccttgattaGGAGctcggagacagcacccaggccctgagttcaagccccactactgacaaaaaaaagtaaataaaaataaataaattattaagagaaggaaggggaagagagggggagaagaaaggTATTAACACAAAAATGACTTAAGCTATGAAGGGTGATTAGTACACTTGAGGAGAAATCTGTCTGTAGTTGTGGATCAATTCAAGTAACTAAGTGGTTCTggttgggccccagtggctcacacctataatcctagctactcaggaggctgagatctgagaatcaaagttcaaaaccaggaaagttcatgagactcttaacaccaactaacccccaaaaagctggaagtggagctgtacagcaccagccttgagcataaaaggtaaaggacagcacGTAGGCTCCAAGTTCATGCCCCAATATCaacataataattaataaattagCTAATTAATTAAAGTGGCTTTGCACTGAGAACATTAACCCTCTACCTTGGTCAATGGTAAACCAGTAAGACTTTGCTACCCCGCCAAACTGAAAGACCCCTGGTAAAGCCAGGGAGAACACCAAtatctttttttgtcagtgctaACAGGAGTGCCGCTTAAGGTAATAGACTATGATGAGTTCTGACCAGATATTTGCTCattatagattttatttatttttattttttaattaaattttattgacaaagtgttttgcaaaggaggtacagttacataataaggcagtgaatacatttcttgtgatatcttacaccctcatttttctttcccttccctagatcaggtaggcatatatacaatatctagtataccaaaatcatatacagtaaccacatagggtattgccacaggaaattcatctagaactttaaagataacgtcaacaatagaatcctcctgtgttcaTTATAGCTTTTAAAATTGAGATTTTCTACTGTGTTATATAAAGGCCTGAttctaaatgtttctttcttttttcttttcttttttttttttttttttttggtgctggtcctggggcttgagttctggacctgggcactgtccctgagctttaatgctcaagactagcactctaccactttgagccacacttctggctttctggctttcttggtgtttaattggatataaaagtctcacagattttcctgcccaggatggcgtcaaactgcaattcttaaatctcagccttctgagtagctagaattacaggcatgagccacatgtgCCCAACCCAAATGTTTCTAAATCATCAGTACTGTTTACAGAAGGAGGGTATGTTtgccatcatttttatttttgagcaaTCAGAAAACAGCAATAGAGTATCTTACCTATGTGTACAAAAGCATCGTGTCTCTGGGCCAATCAATCTACAATCCATTCCTATTGGTGATTGCCAGCTCACAAATAGTCTGTTCTGCAATCGAATtggtaaaacttttcttttgtattcttcATATTCTTCTGGAGTAAATAGCTTCCCTCCATCATCCTCACCAacaattctaaaagaaaaaaaatatatttttttgtcttaaGACTTGAATATTTCCAGGTTAGGAATGCTAAAAACTCAAAGCACCTGTCTAGTaagtgtgaaaccctgagttcatatTCCAgtactgggcggggggggggggggggggcaggctccaGGAAGAAGGGCAGGATGCTAGGTGCTCAAAattcctataatcctggctacttggaagGTTGAAATCTGCAGgatggctattcaaagccaggccaggggggaaaaaaatccatctctagttaatcagtgttggggattcatcttggccttaatgGCGAGGAGAGCGTGCCCGagatgccacccttcccccagccctggggcagtgtggaagtgagccacacctatctccttctgggtccggaaccagaaggggtagctttgagaccatcccccaccttgtgccagcgagcacgtgtgctcccttttctcgagggctttgcccagagggcggtactatgggaagtgacgttagcccatgagggaggtccttgggagctgctcttggatggacaagctcgccagcctatcgccagctcatgctcaatcctcgtcatcactactatattactgtgagtccctcccgattaaattggattgctctccgaagcgtctccgagatccgtctggcgcctggcttccttggtgggtaaggagggaggaaaaggggatctcgttcggccacatgcaccttaggctaccccgtgtccctcgctccaccttggccacctgctggtcaggtgcccaggggagagggtgaaaaggggagcactgataagggaataagcttagcatccccgcaccaggggaggtaaatctagcccggcaaatcagcagcaaaaagtcagcctggaggtgtggctcaaaagatAAGAGCACCAACCAAGAACAAGTAAGCCcagcaagcaaaaggccctgaattcaagtcctggtgctgtcaaaataaataactacttaATTCTAAACCATCTTTGTATATCAAAAGGAATGGCTGCTTGGACTTTGAACTTTTGCTTTAGACACATGTTAATAACCAAATTACACACAATGACAATAAAGATTCTGCTTCTGATGGAATTTGGGACCTGCTTTCCCAAATTTGGCAGGCAAAGGCAAGAAGGCCActctcacccctcccccccgACATTCTTCTTCCCTGAAGGAGGCCAGTCTTCACTCCAGAGGTGTTCTCCCTTTACCTGGAGGAAAGGAACAAGCTTATCTctaaagacagagacacagagaagaatCTGAACTAACAGGCCTCACTAAGTTCCCTGTTTGTTACCATTAGATCATACTCTTTTGTCCTTTAATCCTATTTCTCCAGGACAGTCTACTCTTCATCAAATCTCAGCATGAGTGCTGTTTCTCTAGATCTTTTTTCCCAGAGGCTCCAATCCACATAAAACTTAAATTTGTAAGCTTTTGTCTTACTAATCTCAAGATGGTTGAGGAAAGAAGCATTTTCTCTCCTACTCTCCCCCAGAAGAcagcattaaaaattaaaagtcagtAATTTTGAAATACTTGGTTTTTCTGATCAAGGATTATCAATTACCAAGGACTAATCTCAATTTCTCCTGTGGTTCTGAAGCAAACATATTCATTCTTATTAAAAGCGAGAGCATTCCCAGgcacccatggttcatgcctgaaatcgtAACTACTTATGAAGCTGAGATACAgaagatcaaggttggaagctgGCTtagacagaaaagcccaggagactgCATCTCCAAAACAAGGAGCAAAATGTTGGGCTGGAGGTGAGCAGGAGAGCAGAGTGATtataaggctttgagttcaaactcaggtacccacaaaaaaaaaaagccagagcccaggctggatgtggtggcacacacttgtaaatCTCAAGACTCAGGATGCTGAGTCAGGGAGATAATGAGTTCCAGGCTCTATTACCAAGTTGCAGGATAGACTGggctgaaaaaaaatatatatatatcatctttTAAAACTAGCAATCCCCCTCCTTAAAAAGCTacaatgggagggaaaactgggagaaagcaaacgAAGGgattacattgtccaaaaagaaaagaaatgtactcattagctagCTTATCAAatagtaacacctctgtacaactTAATTATGATAATaaagttatatataattttttaaaggtacaATGTAGAAAACAACATAACTGATCCCAAACTCTCACCAGGAGCTTttcaaactgggcaccagtggctcacacctgtaatcctggctactcaggagactgaaatctgaggatcttggttcaaagccaggccaggcaggaaagtctgtgagactcttatgtccaattaaccaccagaaaaccgaagtggcactgcagttcaaagtggtagaacactagccttgagctgaagagctcagggacagtgcccaggcccagagttcaagccccaggaccaacaaaataatttaaaaaaataaacatgttcaAGCTGACATCTGTGTACTGAGTTGTCATGTGTCTTATTATTTTCAAAACCCAAAATTTTGctgaaaaattaaaccctcactattgctatgaaaaaaaaaattaggaagagtCCCTCTTTGATGGAAAACAACTAGAAAGTTCAAAATGGAAGAAATTTCTCCCTGAAAATTCCCTCCTTTCAGTCATCATTAAAAATGTgatttgtagggctggggatatggcctagtggcaagagtgcttgccttgtatacatgaggccctgggttcgattccccagcaccacatacacagaaaacggccagaagtggcactgtggctcaagtggcagagtgctagccttgagcaagaagaagccagggacagtgctcaggccctgagtccaaggcccaggactggcaaaaaaaaaaatgtgatttgtaGCATACAACATACTTTTTGTACACTACATATTTTTCTATGCTTTGGAACCAGCTAATTAAggtggaattttaaaaaaattcagaagctGTGAAATCAGCACAACTTTCTTCCTTATACAGTTTAGATACACAATAGttaagaaaggggaggaggactGAGATAAATTTGAGctgttttactttattgtttaACACTAAtcgctcacacttgtaatcctaggtactcaggaggcagagaacgGTATGAATTCAGTTCAATACCAGCCAAAGAACGGAAGAagtccacctccaaaataacaagcaaaaagctgtgcTGCAGCatagctcaactggtaaagcaccatCCCAGCACTAAGTCCAGAAAGCATgtgagtatgaggccctgagttcaaacaccagtatcaTCAATAAGGGGAGGatgagagaaacaaaggaaagaaggaaggaaggaaagaaggaagggagggagggagggaggaagggagggagggagggagggagggagggagggagggaggaagggagggagggagggacaagaccaacaagtagggctgggaatatggcctagtggcaaaaagtgcttgcctcatatacatgaagccctgggttcgattcctcagcaccacatatatagaaaaagccagaagtggtgctgtggctcaagaggtagagtgctagccttgagcaaaaagaaaccaaggacagtgctaaggcactgagtccaagccccaggactggcaaaaaaaaaaagaaagaccaacaAGTATTAGTACTAGATAAGATAAATGCAGATCTTCTGAGTAAGAGATCATTGATACTTAAGTTCTAAACCAGTATAGTTCAAAGGGCACTGGATTTCTAGAATCCCATGAGGATAATGTTTAAATAAAAGCTCAGATTAAAGGAGCCCGTGATCCTGCTTTTCTAATAAGCTCCCAGGTGCTGCCTTTGTCACTGGTCCAAGCTTCCTACATTTATATAACTAGAGTTTACACTTCTCCTCCCAATAGTCTCTAAAGCTCTTAGGCAAGACCAAATGAAGGGAAAGTAAGAACAGTTTGTTCTGATTGAGATTCATCTTTGGGGCCCTTTGTATCCACCACCTTTGTAGGCATACAAGCCTGCTTGTCCCCACCTTTCTTAAATCCCATGTAAATAAAGATCCTgactatcttatttttttttcttactttgtgATCATCTCTTTTAAAAGGAAGTGTTCCgttttatttatgtttgcaaAAACAATTTCCTAGGTGCCTGCCCCTAGTATTTTCTGGGCAAGAGAAAACAGGAGACACACCTAGATATTCTCAGCCAGGAAACTCACCTGCCTGGACACCCCTGAATGGTTTGCAGCTACCATCTTTAAGTCTAGTATCTCTCTGTCCAGGGTCTTCTAGGCCATGCCAGGATGGTCTCACATTACCCTAATCCCAACTCCATACCCTCCTGCCAATCTTCTCCTAatgcccccacccctcaccccatgtTTCCTTACTGTCAAAACGTTTCTTAGGAGATGGAGGTTGAACAATAAcaaacggaaaaaaaaaaaaaaaaaaaaaacttcaacacAGATGCATCAGCCTTTGCCAGGGCTGTTTCCTGTTTGGGAAGGGAGTCGCTCCAAAAATGCTCCAAATTGTATCACACCAGGTCTTTCTTCTAAAATCAGCCCTGCAGGGTTGGGAGCACCTTCAAAGTTCAGACTTACACTATTACCAAACTAACATGCAAATTAATGTCACCTAAATTCTATAGGACTAGGGCACTCATAGTGTTATTTTTCAATAACCCTAAATGGAAAGGGGGTGAGGTAGGGGCGGCAACTGGATCCTGGAgcctgagatcttgaggatggcagttcgactCCAACTCTGactggaaagcctgtgaaactcatctccaattaactaccaaaaagctggaagtggagctgtgactcaaatggtgagCTCCAggttggaatttttaaaaagctaaggaatCAACAGCCTGGCCCTgatttccagccccaagactagcaccaaaaacaggagagagagggagagagtaagggggcggagggggcgggggcaaTTGACCTTGGCGTAAGTCTTCCTCTCAGAAGGGGAGATCTCTTAAGTAGTCTCGGAAAAGTCTCATTACTAAATAGTGTGCGTATTACAAAACGATGAAACTCGAGCTTGTTTTAGGCCTCCCAGCCTGGGAACCGATTCCCAGAGCCCCATCGCCCGCCTGCCCCGTCCTTGCCGGCGCTCCCAACACTTCCCCGGCGGGGCTGGCTAGCCTCTACGGAGCCGCGGGGTGTAGGCCGGGAGCCGGGCCGCCGCCTCACCTCCGGTACTCCAGGTAGTCATCCACAGCCGCCGCGCCGCCGGGAGGCAGCTTCAGCCATTCCATAGTCAGCGGGACGCTGAAAGGAGGTGGCGGGCCCTAGCCCGCCAGGAGCGGAGACAACGCCCCACCCAGGACACGCCCACTCCCGGCAAGCTCCGCCCAGTAAGACCCACGCCCCAGGAACGCCCCCATCCCGCTTGAAGCCACGCTCCTAACTCCTGCCTCCCAATTGGCCAGGCGGAGATCCAAGTGGGCGGGCACGCCCAGTGACAGGTGGTGGGGGTGTTGCTTCAACCTGCCGCGCGCGTGCGGACAGGCCTGGGCTTAGTGGGGCGCAGTTTGCAGCCCGCAACAGATCACCGCTCCCTTTGGGACGAGCAATACAACAAACTCATAGAAAATGGCTTCTTTGTACATCTCTTTCCACTTAAGTCCGCAGCTGAGACATAAGAGCATTTGAGAAAGTTCTGGTTACTTTGAGGCCAGCTTCCGTGCTTACCTTGTTTTCAATATTGTCATTGAAAACTGATCTTGGGGAACTCAGTGTAACTCAGTGCTAAGAATGTGTTGTTTAGCCTGACTTCAGTACTCATCTTTCAGTCCTATCAGGAAATGATAGGAAATCAGTAGTCTCAGATGCTGTGACCAATTTGAGTGGcaagaaaacagcaaagaaaagagCAGATTCCAGGGGAAGGAAATAGAAACTATGTACTTAAGTTTTGCAGTattgggatgg is a window of Perognathus longimembris pacificus isolate PPM17 chromosome 2, ASM2315922v1, whole genome shotgun sequence DNA encoding:
- the Fam221a gene encoding protein FAM221A isoform X2; amino-acid sequence: MEWLKLPPGGAAAVDDYLEYRRIVGEDDGGKLFTPEEYEEYKRKVLPIRLQNRLFVSWQSPIGMDCRLIGPETRCFCTHRYKQHKTDFEMIPQQRPILLPCRVTGCPCQAYLYVPLNGAQPIRCRCKHFADQHRAVPGFGCNVCTKCSGFHSCFTCVCGQPAYTHETVVETMQERLAQGKPVGQDVPYASMGGLTGFSSLMEGYMRLDDSGIGPPSAEILDSPITAMDHPFLKAFQAPSYLSPETITNGSSQISSLRRPGEDDMAFFERRYQERIKLEKALKKKGKAPLPSTKKLS
- the Fam221a gene encoding protein FAM221A isoform X3, coding for MEWLKLPPGGAAAVDDYLEYRRIVGEDDGGKLFTPEEYEEYKRKVLPIRLQNRLFVSWQSPIGMDCRLIGPETRCFCTHRYKQHKTDFEMIPQQRPILLPCRVTGCPCQAYLYVPLNGAQPIRCRCKHFADQHRAVPGFGCNVCTKCSGFHSCFTCVCGQPAYTHETVVETMQERLAQGKPVGQDVPYASMGGLTGFSSLMEGYMRLDDSGIGPPSAEILDSPITAMDHPFLKAFQAPSYLSPETITNDKIGKGP
- the Fam221a gene encoding protein FAM221A isoform X4, with the protein product MEWLKLPPGGAAAVDDYLEYRRIVGEDDGGKLFTPEEYEEYKRKVLPIRLQNRLFVSWQSPIGMDCRLIGPETRCFCTHRYKQHKTDFEMIPQQRPILLPCRVTGCPCQAYLYVPLNGAQPIRCRCKHFADQHRAVPGFGCNVCTKCSGFHSCFTCVCGQPAYTHETVVETMQERLAQGKPVGQDVPYASMGGLTGFSSLMEGYMRLDDSGIGPPSAEILDSPITAMDHPFLKAFQAPSYLSPETITNGKEVGMRNSSQISSLRRPGEDDMAFFERRYQERIKLEKALKKKGKAPLPSTKKLS
- the Fam221a gene encoding protein FAM221A isoform X1 translates to MEWLKLPPGGAAAVDDYLEYRRIVGEDDGGKLFTPEEYEEYKRKVLPIRLQNRLFVSWQSPIGMDCRLIGPETRCFCTHRYKQHKTDFEMIPQQRPILLPCRVTGCPCQAYLYVPLNGAQPIRCRCKHFADQHRAVPGFGCNVCTKCSGFHSCFTCVCGQPAYTHETVVETMQERLAQGKPVGQDVPYASMGGLTGFSSLMEGYMRLDDSGIGPPSAEILDSPITAMDHPFLKAFQAPSYLSPETITNVGSSQISSLRRPGEDDMAFFERRYQERIKLEKALKKKGKAPLPSTKKLS